A window of Plantibacter sp. PA-3-X8 genomic DNA:
CTGCGGCGTCCGCTCCTTGCCCCACCGGCCGGCGAGGTCGAGGACCTCCCGGGCGCGAGCCGGGATCGGGAGCGCGAGATGCAGGTCGTCGAGCCGGTAGACGCCGTCGGCGACGTTGCGGAGCGTCGCGCGGACACGCAGGAGACCGGCCTCGCTCAGCTCGAACTCGACGCGGATCGCCAGGCCCGCCCCGGCGTCCTCGCCGTCGACGGTCACCGTGCGCGGGGTCACCTGCGCCGGCTCCATCGTGAACAGCGGCGACCAGTCGCGTCCGTCCCGGCTGCCGGTGATGCCCGGCCGACCGAGCCAGGCCTCGCTCTGCTCCGGCAGCACCGCGAGGCGGGTCGGGCGGTCGGGGGCGTTCTCCGTGACGAACCGCTCCGCGCCGCGCACGACATCGGCGAGCTCCGCAGCGTCGAGCGCACCGAGGTCGGCTCCCCAGTGCGCGATCGACGGGAGGCGACCGTCGTGCAGGTCGATCACGACGCTCACGGCGCGCGATCGCAGGTGGACGACGGGCTGTCGGGTGTCGGTGGACATGGGGTCCTTTCGGATGGGTGCGGTGGTCAGTCCGCGGACGGGCGTGCGAGCTGGCCGTCCCAGGGGACGAAGGTGGCGAGGTCGACGTCGTGCACGGTTCCGTCGGTCCACCGTGCGACCAGTCGGGTCCCGGTCACGTCCACCGCGACCGGGAGATCGGGTGTCTCGCCGTCGTCGAAGCGGAGGGTGTGGAGCGCGGCCAGGACGGTGTGCCCCGGAGCGCTGGCGGCGTACAGCGCCGGAACCGCCGAGTGCGGGCCAAACGCGTTGGCGTCACGGTAGGCGACGGCCTCCGCGCGGTCCCAGCCGTGCAGCCCGACGATGGTCGCTGCGAGCCCGTCACGACCGACCACCGTGGCCCGCGGCGCGGCCCCGGCGGGATCGACCACGGTGCGCAGTACCGCGTCGTCGGCGACGGCCGCACCGCCCTCGCGGACGGTCCAGGCGTGCGTCGATTCGACGAGGTGCGCGCGGAGCTCCTGATCACCGTGGACGATGCTGACCGTGGTGACGGCGCAGCCCGGCCACACCCGGCCGTCGAGCTGCGGGAGGTGCACCGAGCCGGAGACCTCGCCGACGGTCCGCATCCCGCGGATCGCGGCGCGTCGACTCGCCCGCCCGTCCTCGTCGAGCAGCGCGAGATGGCCGTCGACGTTCTCGTCCCACGCCGCGCCCGTCCCCGGGGCGGTGTGCGAGGAGTACCCGAACTTGGCGTAGTGCGGATCGTCCGCGTCGGCGCGAGCGGGCTCCACGGGGATCTCGCAGTGGTCGCTGCCGTGGTTGGCGAGCGTCACGACACCGTCCCGCTGCGAACGCAGGATCCATCCGACCGCCGGCAGCACGGTGGTCTCCGGCGGCCCGTCGGTCGGCTGCGGGTGTTCCGGAGCGGTCCACACCGGGTCGTCGCGGTCGATGGCGAGCCCGAGGAACCCGATGCCCGCGAGGTAGGGCGGGCCGAAGCCGCTGTAGCTCTGCGCGGTGGGCTCCCACGGCCCGTACCAACCGAGACTCAGCGGGCCGTCGACGCCGACGCCGTGCCGGACGAACCCCGAGACCACCCCGGAGGCCAGGCGTCGCGTCGCGCCGGGACTCAACGGGTTCACCCCCGAGAGCTCGGCGCACCAGAGCCCGGCGAGGGCGGCCGTCCGATAGCTCAGCGAGCGGCCGACGTGCACCATCGACCCGTCGGGTGCGACCATGCGCGCGAAGGAGCCGGTGAAGTCGTGCAGCCGTTCCAGATGCCGTGAGCCGTCGGCCGTGCCCGTGCGGTCGGTCATGCGGTACCAGGCCCAGAGGTAGGGGTGGATCGCCCACGCGTTGTAGTAGTCGATCGCGTGTTCCGGACCGTCGGTGTACCAGCCCTGCTCCAGGTGCCACGACTCGACCCGGGCGACGTTCCTCGTGCCGTTCAGCCCGGCGACGTCCTCGTCGACCGAGCGGAGGAACGCCTCCGCCATCGCCGGGAAGAGCTGCCAGTTGTTGTGCCAGACCTCGAGGCGCGCATGGTGGCGCAGCCAGTCGGCGATCTGCACCTGCTCCTTCCGGGTGAGCCCCGCCCACAGTCGGTCGCGACTGACGTACAGGCCGAACGCGATGTTCGCCGCCTCCACGATCGGGTTGGTGACGCCCGTGCCGGGGGCCCGACACGTCACGCCCAGCGGCCAGGACTCCGGACCGTCCGGGGCCGTACCGGCGAGGAGTGCCCGGCTGTACCAGGCGACGAGGTCCTCGACCCCGGCACCATCGCCGGCACCATCGCCGTCTCCACCGCCGGCGATCCGTGGTGCGGCGAGGAGGAAGGAACGTCCGACCGCCTCCATGCCCTCGCGTGCGACACCGTCGCGGGTGACCCGACCTGGCAGCCGAGGAATGCCGCCGAGCGGGCTCTCGAACCGGCGGACCTCCGCCAGCCACCGGTCGGCCGTGGCCTCCCAGTGCGCCCGCGTCCACCCGGTGAAGGGTGCGGC
This region includes:
- a CDS encoding DUF2264 domain-containing protein produces the protein MTPDPLPPFRLPAADPVAAPFTGWTRAHWEATADRWLAEVRRFESPLGGIPRLPGRVTRDGVAREGMEAVGRSFLLAAPRIAGGGDGDGAGDGAGVEDLVAWYSRALLAGTAPDGPESWPLGVTCRAPGTGVTNPIVEAANIAFGLYVSRDRLWAGLTRKEQVQIADWLRHHARLEVWHNNWQLFPAMAEAFLRSVDEDVAGLNGTRNVARVESWHLEQGWYTDGPEHAIDYYNAWAIHPYLWAWYRMTDRTGTADGSRHLERLHDFTGSFARMVAPDGSMVHVGRSLSYRTAALAGLWCAELSGVNPLSPGATRRLASGVVSGFVRHGVGVDGPLSLGWYGPWEPTAQSYSGFGPPYLAGIGFLGLAIDRDDPVWTAPEHPQPTDGPPETTVLPAVGWILRSQRDGVVTLANHGSDHCEIPVEPARADADDPHYAKFGYSSHTAPGTGAAWDENVDGHLALLDEDGRASRRAAIRGMRTVGEVSGSVHLPQLDGRVWPGCAVTTVSIVHGDQELRAHLVESTHAWTVREGGAAVADDAVLRTVVDPAGAAPRATVVGRDGLAATIVGLHGWDRAEAVAYRDANAFGPHSAVPALYAASAPGHTVLAALHTLRFDDGETPDLPVAVDVTGTRLVARWTDGTVHDVDLATFVPWDGQLARPSAD